A stretch of the Carassius carassius chromosome 6, fCarCar2.1, whole genome shotgun sequence genome encodes the following:
- the LOC132141727 gene encoding uncharacterized protein LOC132141727 — MGQGNTCSPAPGDSQELRIVLLGVCGARKSLTANAILGREAFKESRTRETEKKTGRVEDRNISIIDTPGFFNTQLTDEEMKNEMMKSLYLSDPGPHVFLLVINLETFEEDERNVVEEILENFGAQALKFTMVLFIGREQMSKRDLTAFTFTQKFQELVSHCRSKYHVINSKNEVNQSHITELLEKIDEIIKQNNDQHYDHEIYLQYQTKSRKERNKQGEKNGRTNVQETKQEQMIVQDKIRKYTVKEKDTTNVVTEKKNCVSHVTKIEKTELNVDIHSRDPQENKDDEEEVVKPSAKSLRNYFEHKGETNTVQKPEKYRRRKCDQKKQQTETEQHPTQTVSECIQTKHTKPGKCTDLRIVMVGKTGAGKSASGNTILGEKIFVEKFSTESVTKTCQQHQQKTGRLISVIDTPGLFDTSISEEQLKKELVKCVEMSVPGPHAFLLVIRLDERFTDEEKNTVKWIQKNFGEEAARYTIVLFTRGDQLEKEKLTIVEFLTENKQIGELVEQCKGHYHVFNNTKENNPSQVTELMEKIDRMMKENGGEHYTNEMYQEAQRKIRLKKKRLLEEQQEWKIHVFKQV; from the exons ATGGGACAGGGCAACACATGCAGCCCCGCCCCAG GTGATTCACAGGAGCTGAGGATTGTGCTGCTGGGAGTCTGTGGAGCTAGAAAGAGTTTAACAGCAAATGCAATACTGGGTCGAGAGGCATTTAAAGAGAGCAGAACCAGAGAGACTGAGAAAAAGACAGGAAGAGTAGAAGACAGAAACATCTCCATCATCGACACGCCAGGATTCTTCAACACTCAACTGACAGATGAAGAGATGAAGAATGAGATGATGAAGAGTCTGTATCTCTCTGATCCTGGTCCTCATGTGTTCCTGCTCGTCATCAACCTGGAGACCTTTGAAGAGGATGAGAGGAACGTTGTGGAAGAAATTCTGGAGAATTTTGGAGCTCAAGCTTTGAAGTTCACGATGGTGCTGTTCATTGGAAGAGAACAAATGTCGAAAAGAGACCTGACAGCTTTTACATTTACTCAAAAGTTTCAAGAACTAGTCAGTCACTGCAGAAGTAAATATCATGTGATCAACAGTAAAAATGAGGTGAATCAATCTCACATCACAGAGCTTCTAGAGAAGATTGATGAAATTATCAAACAGAATAATGACCAGCATTATGATCATGAGATTTACTTACAGTATCAAACAAAGAGCAGGAAAGAAAGGAATAAACAAGGAGAGAAGAATGGAAGAACAAATGTCCAAGAGACGAAACAAGAGCAGATGATAGTGCAGGACAAGATTCGCAAGTACACTGTAAAAGAAAAGGATACAACAAATGTtgtgactgaaaagaaaaattgtGTTTCTCATGTGACAAAAATTGAgaaaactgaattaaatgtagACATACACTCTAGAGATCCACAAGAAAACAAGGATGATGAAGAAGAGGTGGTCAAACCATCAGCAAAATCACTGAGAAACTACTTTGAACACAAGGGAGAAACAAATACAGTCCAGAAACCAGAAAAATACAGAAGAAGAAAATGTGACCAGAAGAAacaacagacagagacagaacaacatcCAACCCAAACAG TCTCAGAGTGCATCCAGACCAAACACACAAAACCTGGCAAGTGCACAGATCTCAGGATCGTGATGGTGGGGAAAACTGGAGCTGGAAAGAGTGCATCAGGAAACACCATCCTGGGAGAAAAGATATTTGTAGAAAAATTCTCGACTGAATCTGTGACTAAAACATGCCAACAGCATCAGCAGAAAACAGGTCGATTAATCTCAGTGATAGACACTCCAGGACTGTTTGATACATCAATCAGTGAAGAACAACTGAAGAAGGAGTTAGTGAAGTGTGTAGAAATGTCTGTTCCTGGTCCTCATGCATTTCTGCTGGTCATCAGACTGGATGAGAGATTCACAGATGAAGAGAAAAACACAGTCAAGTGGATTCAGAAGAACTTTGGAGAAGAAGCTGCACGTTACACCATCGTTCTGTTCACTAGAGGAGATCAGTTAGAAAAGGAAAAACTAACTATTGTGGAGTTTCTGACAGAAAACAAGCAGATTGGAGAGCTAGTTGAACAGTGTAAAGGGCATTATCATGTGTTCAataacacaaaagaaaacaatcCATCACAGGTCACTGAACTGATGGAGAAAATCGACAGAATGATGAAGGAGAACGGAGGAGAGCATTACACTAATGAGATGTACCAGGAAGCTCAGAGAAAAATAAGGCTGAAAAAG AAACGACTGTTGGAAGAGCAACAGGAATGGAAGATCCATGTCTTCAAACAAGTATAA
- the LOC132142050 gene encoding protocadherin Fat 1-like, whose amino-acid sequence MALFSVLIILACLHVDSVRSAIGSTEVNCGSGSNIALGRVEEGFEGDIEIITNISPDVRLVLEPHLCSLCMKYVELVYSDGDSTATVRTIKPLDLEEIKQSADALYYSVSCVRGAKNVRSLYVLDINDNPPIFQTNSYTGTVSDGTPVGWVCQRVKAIDKDATTENRRVTYSMLPPVPEHFGLRYNPQHDAADIELVKPVNYNNVKKYVFMVEAKDIGGLRDTTTITLTIEDYDNLNPYFDHCLYKASIEENQVGLFSDITPEPIKAQDGDTGINEPVVYSITSVIPNEYQNSFEIDRNTGVISVTAALDREQTGQIAVVIQATQQNDASKTADAVVLVTIVDVIDNPPKN is encoded by the exons ATGGCCTTATTctctgttttaattattttagcctGTCTGCATGTCGACAGTGTAAGGAGCGCTATTG GTTCTACAGAAGTAAACTGTGGAAGTGGAAGTAATATCGCTCTAGGGAGAGTCGAGGAGGGATTTGAAG GAGATATAGAGATTATCACTAACATCAGTCCAGATGTTCGTCTGGTTCTGGAGCCACATCTCTGTAGCCTTTGTATGAAATATGTGGAACTGGTTTACTCTGATGGAGACTCAACCGCGACTGTACGGACCATCAAACCACTGGATCTTGAGGAAATAAAGCAG TCTGCAGATGCTTTGTATTATTCCGTTTCCTGCGTAAGAGGG GCGAAAAATGTCCGGTCACTATACGTTCTGGATATCAATGACAACCCTCCGATCTTCCAGACCAATTCATACACCGGCACAGTGTCCGAT GGGACGCCTGTCGGTTGGGTTTGCCAGAGAGTGAAAGCTATCGATAAGGATGCAACTACAGAAAACAGAAGAGTTACATATTCTATGCTG CCTCCAGTACCAGAACACTTTGGCCTGAGATATAACCCACAACACGATGCAGCTGACATCGAGTTGGTTAAGCCTGTGAACTACAACAATGTTAAAAAATACGTCTTCATGGTGGAAGCTAAA GATATAGGAGGACTCAGGGACACAACAACAATTACACTAACGATTGAAGATTATGACAACCTAAACCCTTATTTTGATCACTGTCTCTACAAGGCATCCATTGAGGAAAATCAG GTCGGACTCTTCTCGGACATCACTCCTGAGCCCATAAAAGCTCAAGATGGCGACACGGGCATCAACGAGCCTGTAGTTTACAGCATAACATCAG TCATTCCAAATGAATATCAGAACAGCTTTGAGATCGACCGAAACACTGGGGTCATCTCTGTGACGGCGGCACTAGACAGAGAGCAAACAGGGCAGATTGCTGTTGTCATACAG GCAACTCAGCAGAATGACGCCAGTAAGACGGCTGATGCTGTTGTACTCGTCACCATTGTGGATGTGATTGACAACCCACCGAAAAATTGA